In the genome of Microbacterium endophyticum, one region contains:
- the ftsX gene encoding permease-like cell division protein FtsX, whose amino-acid sequence MRLGLVLSEAFGGLRRNISMVISVILVTFVSLTFVGSAVLMQMQIGQMRDYWSNRAQVAVYMCTSVSTAATCTDGAADEDQLQAVRDQLDGAALAPLIRDYDYQTSDEAYDEAIQQLGEEYEGIITPEQLNATFWINLVDQTQSDVLSEAFSGMDGVEEVQDQMQYLEPLFSALTVATYIAVGIAGLMLIAAVLLIATTIRLSAFARRKELGIMRLVGASNRFIQTPFILEGVFAALIGSALASVAVWGIVSVGVDDYLRSRITFVTTWVGGAELAIVIPVIIVIGIVLAAFSAGFAIRRWLRA is encoded by the coding sequence ATGAGGCTCGGTCTTGTTCTTTCAGAAGCTTTCGGCGGTCTCCGCCGCAACATCTCGATGGTGATCTCTGTCATTTTGGTGACTTTCGTCTCGCTGACTTTCGTCGGCTCGGCGGTGTTGATGCAGATGCAGATCGGCCAGATGCGTGATTACTGGAGTAATCGTGCGCAGGTTGCCGTGTACATGTGCACATCAGTCTCGACGGCAGCGACCTGCACGGACGGAGCAGCGGACGAAGATCAGCTCCAGGCGGTGCGCGACCAGCTCGATGGCGCGGCACTGGCTCCGCTTATCCGTGACTACGACTATCAGACCAGCGACGAAGCCTACGACGAAGCCATCCAGCAACTGGGCGAGGAGTACGAGGGCATCATCACGCCTGAGCAGCTCAACGCGACGTTCTGGATCAACCTCGTAGATCAGACCCAATCGGATGTGTTGTCTGAGGCATTCAGTGGAATGGATGGCGTCGAAGAGGTGCAAGACCAGATGCAGTATCTGGAGCCGTTGTTCTCTGCACTCACCGTCGCCACGTACATCGCTGTCGGTATTGCCGGTTTGATGCTGATCGCTGCGGTGCTGCTCATTGCGACGACAATTCGGCTTTCTGCTTTTGCTCGCAGAAAAGAACTCGGCATCATGAGGCTCGTTGGTGCGTCGAACCGCTTCATTCAAACGCCATTCATCCTCGAGGGTGTTTTCGCAGCACTCATCGGTTCGGCGCTCGCGAGCGTTGCCGTGTGGGGGATCGTGAGCGTCGGTGTCGACGACTACCTCCGCAGCCGAATCACTTTCGTGACGACCTGGGTGGGTGGCGCGGAGCTTGCAATCGTGATTCCGGTGATTATCGTGATCGGTATCGTCTTGGCTGCATTCTCAGCAGGCTTCGCCATCCGACGTTGGCTGCGGGCTTAA
- the smpB gene encoding SsrA-binding protein SmpB — translation MPRERGEKVIATNRRARHEYNIEKTYEAGMVLTGTEVKSLRQGRANLSDGYAYVDGGEIFLDSVHIPEYSQGHWTNHASKRVRKLLLHKEEIVKISHAVSAGGYTLVPLKLYFSDGRAKVEIAIAKGKHEWDKRQTLRERQDKREAERAMRTRNRMGD, via the coding sequence ATGCCTAGGGAACGCGGCGAGAAGGTCATCGCGACCAACCGTCGCGCGCGCCACGAATACAACATTGAGAAGACGTACGAAGCTGGCATGGTGTTGACCGGTACCGAGGTGAAGTCGCTCCGTCAAGGACGTGCAAACCTCTCTGATGGTTACGCATATGTCGATGGCGGAGAGATCTTCCTCGACTCGGTGCACATCCCCGAGTACTCGCAGGGGCACTGGACGAATCACGCGTCTAAGCGCGTGCGCAAGTTGTTGCTGCACAAAGAAGAGATCGTAAAAATCTCACATGCAGTTTCAGCTGGCGGCTACACACTCGTGCCGCTGAAGCTTTACTTCTCTGATGGCCGCGCGAAGGTAGAAATTGCCATCGCGAAGGGTAAGCACGAGTGGGATAAGCGTCAGACGCTCCGCGAGCGTCAAGATAAGCGTGAAGCCGAGCGTGCAATGCGCACTCGCAACCGCATGGGCGACTAG
- a CDS encoding SIMPL domain-containing protein (The SIMPL domain is named for its presence in mouse protein SIMPL (signalling molecule that associates with mouse pelle-like kinase). Bacterial member BP26, from Brucella, was shown to assemble into a channel-like structure, while YggE from E. coli has been associated with resistance to oxidative stress.) yields the protein MSDVIITVRGEHEDRYTPEEGVVRVAVRAEGPERVAVVDEVTAHAAPIRTGLDHRHSAGAVSRWTSERITVWSDRPWNGEGQRSDLVHHASIQFTAIFADASELSSWIEEISTVDTVSVESVVWRLGSVAAARAESDAAARAVSVAVARAKAYAEALGLSSVSAVEVADSGMLSDAPATPSSPAALYGMRAMAADASSQGLALRPDDIVVSAAVDARFRAS from the coding sequence ATGAGCGATGTCATCATCACTGTCCGCGGCGAACACGAAGACCGCTACACGCCTGAAGAGGGCGTCGTGCGCGTCGCAGTTCGCGCCGAGGGACCAGAGCGCGTCGCAGTTGTCGACGAGGTCACCGCTCACGCCGCTCCGATTCGCACAGGGCTCGATCACCGCCACAGCGCCGGCGCGGTGTCCCGCTGGACGAGTGAACGCATCACAGTGTGGTCAGATCGCCCCTGGAACGGTGAAGGGCAGCGATCGGATCTTGTGCACCACGCCTCGATTCAGTTCACCGCGATTTTCGCTGATGCAAGTGAGCTTTCGTCGTGGATTGAAGAGATATCCACCGTAGATACGGTGTCGGTCGAAAGCGTGGTCTGGCGGTTGGGGTCCGTCGCGGCCGCGCGCGCGGAGTCTGACGCTGCGGCACGCGCTGTATCGGTCGCTGTCGCACGCGCTAAGGCCTACGCCGAAGCTCTCGGACTCTCGTCCGTCAGCGCGGTGGAGGTCGCTGACAGCGGAATGCTCTCTGACGCACCGGCCACACCGTCGTCGCCCGCTGCCCTTTACGGAATGCGCGCGATGGCCGCGGATGCCTCATCTCAAGGCCTCGCGCTTCGCCCAGACGACATCGTGGTCTCAGCCGCAGTCGATGCTCGATTTCGGGCGTCCTGA
- a CDS encoding YbjQ family protein: MIIVTTNDVPGHSITNVFGEVFGLTVRSRHIGSNIGASFKALAGGELKGITQLLHETRDEALSRLAAEANSKGANAVVAFRFETNDYGDGGGVEVCAYGTAVTIS, encoded by the coding sequence ATGATCATCGTTACGACCAATGACGTTCCAGGGCACTCCATCACCAATGTCTTCGGCGAGGTATTCGGACTCACAGTTCGCTCACGTCACATCGGCTCCAATATCGGCGCGTCATTCAAGGCTCTTGCCGGAGGCGAACTGAAGGGCATCACACAACTCCTTCACGAAACTCGCGACGAGGCACTGTCACGCCTCGCCGCTGAGGCCAACAGCAAGGGCGCCAACGCTGTCGTGGCTTTTCGGTTCGAAACCAACGACTACGGTGACGGCGGCGGCGTTGAGGTGTGTGCGTACGGCACCGCAGTCACCATTAGCTAA
- a CDS encoding DUF1611 domain-containing protein, with amino-acid sequence MPVSVTAVVYCEGKFAQQDGKTANGLVRNSQKYEILSVIDSTQAGRDAGFLLSGVANGIPVLANLTEAIAHAGRVPNSLIFGMAPAGGLLTELQRTDLLEGIARGMNLVNGLHEFLNEDPEFASAALLAGVSITDVRRTKDRKDLRLFSGRIFDVTCPRVAVLGTDGAIGKRTTTTLLVEALNARGVKAIMVGTGQTALIQGAKYAVALDSTVPQFCSGEVEAQVVAAFENEDPDIIVIESQGALSHPAYLTSAYILRGSRPDGVIVQHAPKREMLDDYQFLPMPTAASEIALIESFADTRVIGVTINHEHMTDDQISSAIDEHELELGIPSTDPLTRPLDRLVEMVLMAYPTLAERATATLVE; translated from the coding sequence ATGCCCGTTTCAGTTACCGCCGTCGTCTATTGCGAGGGCAAGTTCGCTCAGCAAGATGGCAAGACAGCGAACGGCCTCGTCCGCAACTCGCAGAAGTACGAAATCCTCAGCGTCATCGACAGCACGCAGGCTGGTCGAGATGCAGGATTTCTTCTGAGTGGTGTCGCTAACGGGATACCGGTGCTGGCGAACCTGACCGAAGCAATCGCGCACGCCGGCCGTGTGCCGAATTCGCTGATCTTCGGAATGGCGCCGGCGGGTGGTCTGCTCACTGAACTCCAGCGCACTGATCTTCTTGAAGGCATAGCGCGCGGGATGAACCTCGTGAATGGCTTGCACGAATTTCTCAACGAAGATCCCGAGTTCGCGTCGGCAGCGCTACTGGCTGGCGTCAGCATCACCGATGTGCGACGCACGAAAGACCGCAAAGATCTTCGTCTATTCTCAGGTCGAATCTTCGATGTGACGTGTCCTCGGGTCGCTGTGCTCGGAACCGATGGCGCGATCGGAAAACGCACGACAACGACGCTTCTTGTCGAGGCCCTTAATGCGCGCGGTGTGAAAGCCATCATGGTCGGCACCGGCCAAACCGCACTTATCCAGGGCGCCAAGTACGCTGTTGCTTTGGATTCCACGGTTCCGCAGTTCTGCTCCGGCGAGGTTGAAGCGCAGGTCGTCGCAGCTTTCGAGAACGAGGATCCCGACATTATTGTGATTGAGAGCCAGGGCGCGCTGAGTCATCCTGCGTACTTGACGTCTGCCTATATCTTGCGGGGAAGCCGCCCCGACGGCGTCATCGTGCAGCACGCACCGAAGCGCGAGATGCTCGACGATTACCAGTTCTTGCCGATGCCGACGGCCGCGAGTGAGATAGCTCTGATCGAGAGCTTCGCTGACACGCGCGTGATCGGAGTCACGATCAACCATGAACACATGACGGACGATCAGATCAGCTCGGCGATAGACGAGCACGAACTCGAGCTCGGGATTCCCTCGACCGACCCTCTGACGCGCCCGCTGGACAGGCTCGTAGAGATGGTCTTGATGGCTTATCCCACGCTAGCCGAGCGTGCCACAGCGACGCTGGTTGAGTAG
- a CDS encoding SDR family oxidoreductase, whose protein sequence is MTTSQSPIAVTGSTGALGGKVASLLSGDGYSLRLLARSPERAPAFPNSTVVECNFGDLDQATEALRGVEVLFMVSAAEHEDRLTQHLTFVDAAQAAGVKHIVYTSFQGAAPGALFTLARDHYATEQHIKASGMSWTMLRDSFYLDFLAAVVGEDGVIRGPAGSGRVAAVSRDDVARVAAEVLRNPEAHAVSTYDLTGPTAVSFDEAAKIISDATGQRVTFHNETLAEAYESRKPWGAPDWQNDAWVSTYTAIAAGEVSAVSDAVEKITGQKPMSLQQFVAAR, encoded by the coding sequence ATGACAACCTCTCAATCACCGATCGCTGTCACAGGCAGCACGGGGGCACTAGGCGGCAAAGTTGCTTCATTGCTTTCCGGCGATGGCTATTCTCTGCGACTGCTTGCTCGCTCGCCCGAGCGCGCACCAGCGTTCCCAAACAGCACGGTTGTCGAATGCAATTTTGGCGACCTGGATCAAGCAACCGAAGCGCTTCGCGGAGTCGAGGTGCTTTTCATGGTGTCTGCGGCGGAGCACGAAGACCGCCTCACACAGCACCTCACGTTCGTTGATGCCGCCCAAGCCGCGGGCGTGAAGCACATCGTGTACACGTCTTTTCAGGGCGCGGCTCCAGGCGCTCTGTTCACTCTTGCCCGCGATCACTACGCGACCGAGCAGCACATCAAGGCATCCGGGATGTCGTGGACCATGCTCCGTGACAGTTTTTATCTCGACTTTCTTGCCGCCGTGGTCGGTGAGGACGGCGTGATTCGAGGCCCGGCGGGCAGCGGTCGCGTGGCCGCCGTATCGCGGGATGACGTCGCACGGGTAGCGGCCGAGGTTCTGCGCAACCCCGAAGCGCACGCCGTCTCGACGTATGATCTCACCGGGCCGACGGCCGTCTCTTTCGACGAAGCCGCGAAGATCATCAGCGATGCCACCGGTCAGCGCGTGACCTTCCACAATGAAACTCTCGCCGAAGCATACGAGTCGCGAAAGCCCTGGGGAGCGCCCGACTGGCAAAACGATGCGTGGGTGAGCACCTACACGGCGATCGCGGCAGGCGAAGTCTCAGCTGTCAGCGACGCCGTCGAAAAAATCACCGGGCAAAAACCGATGTCGTTGCAACAGTTCGTCGCCGCGCGCTAG
- the crcB gene encoding fluoride efflux transporter CrcB: MTPLLFLAISLAGGLGAVSRLTLDGLIRSRLSSTFPFGTFAINATGSLALGFFTGLLIANMLPEGWYLVIGTGFLGGYTTFSTASFETVRLLQEKRWGAAAFNGFGVLATCVAAAAFGLWLGGLA; the protein is encoded by the coding sequence ATGACGCCCCTCCTGTTCCTCGCGATTTCGCTTGCCGGCGGTCTCGGCGCGGTATCTCGTCTGACGCTCGACGGGCTCATTCGAAGCAGACTGAGCTCGACGTTTCCGTTTGGGACCTTCGCGATCAACGCGACGGGATCACTCGCTTTAGGCTTCTTCACCGGCCTCTTGATTGCGAACATGCTGCCAGAAGGCTGGTACCTCGTCATCGGTACCGGGTTCTTAGGTGGCTACACCACCTTCTCAACCGCGAGCTTCGAGACAGTGCGGTTGCTGCAAGAAAAACGCTGGGGAGCCGCCGCATTCAACGGTTTCGGCGTCCTGGCAACGTGCGTGGCTGCCGCCGCCTTCGGGCTGTGGCTCGGCGGGCTCGCCTAG
- a CDS encoding fluoride efflux transporter FluC, with amino-acid sequence MAPTEPSNSAERDLPQDPDIEVVEASGKTLLPLHLRPASLVFVFVGGALGTAAREGVSLALPSGGEVPWAIFAVNILGALLLGLLLEALTRRGPDAGARRAARLLVGTGFMGGFTTYSALAADSAALLTTGHATTAIGYAVGTVLIGAAATGLGILLGSARHRQQQTRTEGVK; translated from the coding sequence ATGGCCCCCACCGAACCTTCTAATAGCGCTGAGCGTGATCTCCCGCAAGATCCCGACATCGAGGTCGTCGAGGCATCCGGTAAAACCCTCCTACCGCTGCACTTGCGGCCGGCGTCCCTGGTTTTTGTCTTCGTCGGCGGGGCACTGGGCACCGCAGCCCGCGAGGGAGTGAGTCTCGCGTTGCCTTCTGGCGGTGAAGTTCCGTGGGCGATCTTCGCCGTGAACATCTTGGGCGCCCTGCTCCTCGGGCTCCTTCTCGAGGCGCTCACGCGCCGTGGCCCGGATGCCGGGGCGCGCCGCGCCGCGCGGCTCTTGGTGGGCACGGGCTTCATGGGTGGATTCACCACCTACAGCGCACTTGCGGCCGACAGCGCCGCACTTCTTACAACGGGGCATGCGACGACCGCGATCGGCTACGCGGTCGGAACTGTGCTCATCGGCGCCGCAGCGACAGGCCTCGGTATTCTTCTGGGCTCGGCGCGGCACCGCCAGCAGCAAACCCGAACTGAAGGCGTGAAATGA
- a CDS encoding response regulator transcription factor, translated as MATVAVVDDEQDIARLIAARLQRAGYEVSTYEDGAAALVGLTAAPTDIAVVDWMMPRLDGIALAAALRAQDATKHIRLLLVTARSDPDDLAFARTQGFEDVMTKPFTRDSLLTAVARLCDTPSLDA; from the coding sequence ATGGCAACAGTTGCGGTAGTTGACGATGAGCAAGATATTGCGCGTCTCATAGCCGCACGATTGCAGCGTGCAGGCTACGAGGTGTCGACGTACGAAGACGGTGCCGCCGCGCTCGTTGGGCTCACCGCGGCGCCGACAGACATCGCCGTCGTCGATTGGATGATGCCGCGGCTCGATGGCATCGCACTCGCGGCAGCTCTTCGTGCGCAGGATGCGACGAAGCACATCCGCCTGCTGCTCGTCACCGCCCGTTCAGATCCCGACGATCTCGCCTTTGCACGGACGCAGGGCTTCGAAGACGTGATGACAAAGCCGTTCACGCGGGATTCACTCCTGACCGCGGTTGCACGCTTGTGCGACACGCCCTCCCTCGACGCCTGA
- a CDS encoding ATP-binding protein — protein MSNTSMAARSQAAPARLRLLLVAGLLVLTGISALAMALRNPGEADIARWWPASATALAAALFARKREVWYVLAAIVVVTALGSLGAGRLWQFSLIGGVGSAIEAWLIAAIISGSDGKTTLKSVTDVGRFLIANVAGTVVGAVIVAGGAQISGLDFAETFVLVAASHGVSIVILVPIFIINRVRFRVSTRPQTVAVSLALAAAVVAAFFPGSPAPLTFLPVPILVWAALSQSMLTAAIQVAFVAAGVSTLTLLGGGAFAYFVGPFSVVAIPQLYAFTLAVLTLVIGAATQERRVGDRRAQALLALVQDAFERGPDGFALLEEREEGIYQAVDINAVAPTLLPGTFEDVEGKWQLRRSSRLFDVVSEMPLGATRILEWGSGSETSPTTRVTLLIGSEENDGRMVVASIKDLAPLREAEERLQLQIERERATIDALRRLNQQKNDFVASVSHELRTPITSILGYAEEMRDDDSDDKSAEYLEVIQRNALRLLGVVNDVLLVAQRNSDTDAEARRNDVVVVDAVGKCISDLGHQIRSKRIHVDAAIDRSIRLHVSESDFERVLSNLMTNAIKFSPSEGKITLSAIVDGAVVVIGVEDEGPGISVEDRDRIFDPFYRSPQATRDGVPGTGLGLPIARELVQSMGGTISLRADLSAGTCIEVRIPRVMPAATR, from the coding sequence GTGTCCAACACCAGCATGGCAGCACGGTCGCAAGCCGCGCCTGCTCGTCTCAGGCTTCTGCTCGTCGCGGGTCTTCTAGTTTTGACCGGAATATCGGCGCTCGCCATGGCGCTCCGGAACCCGGGGGAAGCGGACATTGCACGGTGGTGGCCGGCATCAGCTACGGCTTTGGCCGCTGCGCTCTTTGCCCGCAAACGTGAGGTTTGGTATGTGCTGGCCGCGATCGTTGTGGTGACAGCCCTGGGGTCGCTCGGTGCTGGCAGACTGTGGCAGTTCTCGCTCATTGGCGGCGTCGGGAGCGCGATCGAGGCTTGGCTCATCGCGGCAATTATCTCCGGCAGCGACGGCAAGACCACGCTGAAGAGCGTCACCGACGTCGGTCGATTTCTGATTGCGAATGTCGCGGGAACAGTGGTCGGCGCCGTGATCGTCGCTGGGGGCGCACAAATTTCGGGGCTGGACTTCGCGGAAACTTTCGTGCTTGTGGCCGCGTCGCACGGCGTTTCAATCGTGATTCTCGTACCGATTTTCATTATCAATCGGGTCCGATTCCGCGTGTCCACGCGGCCGCAAACCGTGGCGGTCAGTCTTGCTCTCGCCGCAGCAGTGGTAGCGGCGTTCTTTCCAGGAAGCCCGGCGCCGCTCACCTTTTTGCCTGTTCCCATACTGGTGTGGGCTGCGCTCTCACAATCGATGCTTACGGCTGCCATACAGGTTGCATTCGTCGCAGCGGGCGTCAGCACACTCACACTGTTGGGGGGAGGAGCCTTCGCCTACTTCGTGGGACCGTTCTCGGTCGTGGCCATTCCTCAACTCTATGCCTTCACACTCGCTGTGCTTACTTTGGTAATCGGTGCAGCAACGCAGGAACGCCGCGTCGGCGATCGTCGCGCACAGGCTCTTTTGGCGCTCGTGCAAGATGCCTTCGAGCGCGGTCCCGACGGGTTTGCACTCCTGGAGGAAAGGGAAGAAGGGATATACCAAGCGGTGGACATCAACGCGGTGGCACCAACGCTCTTGCCCGGCACATTCGAGGACGTGGAAGGCAAATGGCAACTTCGACGGTCGAGCCGGCTGTTTGACGTCGTTTCCGAAATGCCTCTCGGCGCGACAAGAATTCTCGAATGGGGTTCGGGGTCGGAAACGTCGCCGACGACGAGAGTCACTCTCTTAATTGGGTCGGAAGAGAACGACGGGCGAATGGTGGTCGCATCAATCAAGGACCTTGCGCCGCTGCGTGAGGCGGAAGAGCGGCTACAGCTACAAATTGAGCGCGAGCGCGCGACAATCGATGCGCTTCGCAGACTGAACCAGCAAAAGAATGATTTTGTGGCGAGCGTGTCGCATGAACTGCGCACCCCGATCACGTCGATCCTCGGGTACGCGGAGGAGATGCGTGACGACGATTCCGATGATAAGTCTGCGGAATACCTCGAAGTCATCCAGCGCAACGCGTTGAGGCTTTTAGGCGTTGTCAACGATGTGTTGCTGGTGGCTCAACGAAATAGCGATACGGACGCCGAGGCGAGACGAAATGACGTCGTTGTTGTTGACGCGGTGGGAAAGTGCATCTCTGATCTCGGCCACCAGATCCGTAGCAAGCGGATCCATGTGGACGCAGCAATTGACCGGAGTATCCGATTGCATGTTTCGGAATCCGATTTCGAGCGAGTGCTTTCGAACCTTATGACGAACGCGATCAAGTTCTCGCCGAGCGAGGGAAAAATCACGCTCTCGGCAATAGTCGATGGTGCCGTGGTCGTGATCGGGGTCGAAGATGAGGGCCCGGGCATCAGCGTTGAGGATCGTGATCGTATTTTCGACCCGTTTTACCGGAGTCCGCAAGCCACCCGCGATGGCGTACCGGGAACAGGGTTAGGGCTCCCCATTGCGCGGGAACTTGTCCAGTCGATGGGAGGAACGATCAGCTTGCGAGCTGACCTATCCGCGGGAACCTGTATCGAAGTGCGTATTCCGCGCGTTATGCCGGCGGCCACTCGATAA
- a CDS encoding inositol monophosphatase family protein, whose protein sequence is MTPGKSALDFASPFDGNLEDDLLLALRLADAADTVTMAKFDDPDLDISTKSDATHVTEADLAAERAIRSLLEAERPTDGVFGEEFGITGTSTRQWIIDPIDGTANYLKGIPMWTTLISLAIDGVPRVGVVSQPAIGRRWWAATHLGAWTNTDGEPRRLGVSNVSTVAEASFSFQSIEQWDDAGRLESLVRLTRSVWRDRGYGDAWPYMLLAEGRLELVAEFDVKEYDIAAIVPIIFEAGGMFTAFNGEHTIADRSSFASNGILHDSFLAVAHNAPLTAPAESSS, encoded by the coding sequence GTGACTCCAGGTAAATCAGCGCTCGACTTCGCCTCGCCATTCGACGGCAACCTGGAAGACGACCTCCTCCTTGCCCTCCGACTCGCGGATGCCGCAGATACCGTCACGATGGCGAAATTCGATGATCCCGATCTCGACATCAGCACCAAATCGGATGCCACCCACGTCACCGAAGCAGACCTCGCGGCCGAGCGAGCGATTCGGTCCCTGCTCGAGGCGGAGCGCCCGACGGATGGCGTCTTCGGGGAGGAGTTCGGGATCACCGGAACCTCGACGCGCCAGTGGATTATTGATCCGATCGATGGGACGGCCAACTATTTGAAGGGCATCCCGATGTGGACGACCCTTATTTCTCTTGCGATCGACGGAGTTCCACGCGTTGGTGTCGTCAGCCAACCTGCAATCGGTCGCCGCTGGTGGGCTGCCACGCATCTCGGAGCGTGGACCAACACCGACGGCGAACCTCGCCGATTAGGCGTGTCCAACGTGAGCACAGTTGCTGAGGCATCCTTCAGTTTTCAAAGCATCGAGCAGTGGGATGACGCTGGCCGCCTCGAGAGCCTTGTTCGCCTCACCCGAAGCGTGTGGCGCGACCGTGGCTACGGCGACGCCTGGCCATACATGCTGCTTGCCGAAGGGCGCCTTGAACTCGTCGCAGAGTTCGATGTCAAGGAATACGACATCGCAGCAATAGTTCCGATCATCTTCGAAGCGGGCGGCATGTTTACCGCCTTCAACGGGGAGCACACGATCGCCGACCGGTCGAGTTTCGCGTCGAACGGCATTTTGCACGACTCATTCCTTGCCGTTGCCCACAATGCTCCACTCACAGCCCCTGCAGAGAGCTCTTCATGA
- a CDS encoding MFS transporter — protein MQVWAVLFACVVAFMGIGLVDPILPAIADSLHATPVQTELLFTSYLVVTGLAMLVTSWISSRIGAKATLLWGLALIFIFALLCAVSGSVDAIIGFRAGWGLGNALFISTSLATIVGATAGTAGSTIILYEAALGLGIAIGPLLGGLLGEVSWRGPFFGVVVLMAIALIAVSTLLRGPKSERRPIPFSAPFRALRVPAIAVLATAAFFYNIGFFVLLAFSPFPLGFGAMGIGFTFFGWGISLAITSVWVAPLMLRRMRRTTALLIALPLLTIDLIVAAFFVDSAAGLVTAIIVGGLILGVINTILTETVMEATSLPRTVASSSYSAVRFLGGAAAPPTAALLWHAYGAAVPYLFAAASVLLATATIALGRRALRRADGHETDAEELAEAVAIGDAA, from the coding sequence ATGCAGGTGTGGGCTGTGCTTTTCGCCTGTGTTGTCGCATTCATGGGTATTGGATTGGTCGATCCGATTCTTCCCGCGATTGCCGACTCGCTTCATGCGACTCCCGTGCAGACCGAGCTCCTCTTCACGAGCTATCTCGTCGTCACCGGGCTTGCGATGCTCGTCACGAGTTGGATCTCGAGCCGCATCGGCGCAAAAGCGACCCTCCTCTGGGGTTTGGCGCTCATTTTCATCTTCGCCCTCTTGTGCGCCGTTAGCGGGAGCGTCGATGCCATCATCGGATTCCGCGCCGGGTGGGGGCTCGGTAACGCACTCTTCATCTCAACATCTCTCGCAACGATCGTGGGGGCGACCGCGGGCACCGCAGGTAGCACGATCATTCTTTACGAAGCGGCCCTCGGGCTCGGTATCGCAATCGGCCCGCTTCTCGGCGGCCTCCTCGGCGAAGTGAGCTGGCGAGGTCCATTCTTCGGGGTCGTCGTTCTCATGGCGATTGCACTGATCGCAGTGTCGACACTCCTTCGTGGCCCGAAATCAGAACGCCGCCCGATCCCGTTCTCCGCGCCGTTCCGCGCACTCCGGGTGCCCGCGATCGCAGTTCTCGCGACCGCTGCGTTCTTTTACAACATCGGCTTCTTCGTGCTCTTGGCGTTCTCGCCGTTTCCGCTCGGGTTCGGCGCGATGGGCATCGGCTTCACGTTCTTCGGGTGGGGCATTTCATTAGCAATCACGAGCGTGTGGGTAGCGCCGCTCATGCTGCGCCGGATGCGGCGGACCACCGCACTGCTCATCGCGCTACCGCTGCTGACGATCGACTTGATCGTCGCCGCGTTCTTTGTCGACTCCGCGGCTGGCCTCGTAACGGCGATCATCGTCGGTGGACTCATTTTGGGTGTTATCAACACGATCCTTACCGAAACCGTCATGGAGGCAACATCGCTCCCCCGCACTGTCGCGTCGTCGTCATACTCGGCGGTGCGGTTTCTCGGCGGAGCCGCGGCTCCGCCGACGGCGGCTCTTCTGTGGCACGCATACGGTGCAGCCGTTCCCTATCTGTTTGCCGCGGCATCCGTCTTGTTGGCAACGGCGACGATCGCACTCGGGCGCCGGGCACTGCGCCGCGCGGACGGACATGAAACGGATGCCGAAGAACTCGCTGAGGCAGTCGCCATCGGTGACGCGGCCTAG
- a CDS encoding MarR family winged helix-turn-helix transcriptional regulator has translation MSQSDDLERLVVGGHALARIAARKTGNDAPAAQWRAISLLRSDGPRRVGELAAMCRTTQPGMTRLLGHLEDLGFVERAADPADSRATIVRALPAGEAALQRWQEQMRDALQPIFSDLSEADWAAVNRVATILDEHTRVEAGSIIR, from the coding sequence ATGTCTCAGAGTGATGATCTCGAACGATTGGTCGTCGGTGGGCATGCGCTAGCGCGCATCGCCGCCCGAAAAACCGGCAATGACGCGCCGGCGGCCCAGTGGCGCGCCATCTCGTTACTGCGTTCAGACGGTCCTCGCCGCGTGGGCGAGCTTGCCGCGATGTGCCGCACTACGCAACCCGGGATGACAAGACTTCTCGGCCACCTTGAAGATCTTGGATTCGTCGAGCGTGCCGCTGACCCCGCCGACTCCCGAGCGACGATAGTTCGCGCGCTACCGGCCGGCGAAGCAGCACTCCAGCGCTGGCAAGAGCAGATGCGCGATGCGCTTCAGCCAATTTTTTCCGACCTTTCGGAAGCGGATTGGGCTGCGGTCAATCGAGTGGCCACGATTCTCGATGAACACACCCGGGTCGAGGCAGGGAGCATCATCCGGTGA